The Deinococcus humi genome window below encodes:
- a CDS encoding TetR/AcrR family transcriptional regulator, producing the protein MDEHTPSRRTQIIRAALQRYRTHTVSGTTLRDVAQAAGIPLGNLYYYFKTRDDLVLAVLEECEQELQALLNRLAPLAPLSWLQAYFDWVLSDPEQATALGCPFGTLAGELRALGHPAADRGAQIVGHYRKAVIRQAEAAGVTSDVFLAVQGAYTVSRILDDPALFAQSIRNIRDAALSRQVQDRMH; encoded by the coding sequence GTGGACGAGCACACCCCCAGCCGACGGACGCAGATAATCCGCGCCGCCTTGCAGCGGTACCGCACCCACACGGTGTCCGGGACGACGCTCAGAGACGTGGCGCAGGCGGCTGGGATTCCGCTGGGCAACCTGTATTACTACTTCAAGACCCGGGACGACCTGGTGCTTGCGGTGCTGGAGGAATGTGAACAGGAACTGCAGGCGCTGTTGAACCGCCTGGCACCATTGGCACCCCTGAGCTGGTTGCAGGCCTACTTCGACTGGGTGCTGAGCGATCCGGAGCAGGCCACCGCGCTGGGGTGCCCGTTCGGGACCCTGGCCGGCGAATTACGCGCCCTGGGTCACCCAGCGGCGGACCGTGGGGCGCAGATCGTGGGTCACTACCGGAAGGCAGTGATCAGGCAGGCGGAAGCCGCAGGCGTCACGAGCGACGTCTTTCTAGCGGTCCAGGGTGCGTACACCGTGTCACGCATTCTGGATGACCCGGCCCTTTTCGCACAGAGTATTCGGAACATCCGGGACGCAGCGTTGTCAAGACAGGTGCAGGACAGGATGCACTAA